The nucleotide window TTGTTGGTAATGCTCCAAATTCACAAAAAATCTTGGATGGATTTGACAATTTTATTTGACAGTGGAAAAAACTAAACTGTTATTTGGTCCTTCTAACAGGATCTTATATGTATGCCAAACAATTTGCCAACTTCAATTTTCCgttctttttttcccttgagGGGCACAAATTAATTAACCAGAAAATTTTTCCAACACGTCATATAGATTGGTCTCTTAGATTCATGATCTTAGCAAGTCAAAACTTTTTGAGCATAACATCTCTGAAacaattattttaataatttttcaagTTCCTTATGGACTAGCTGTTTACCGAACAACCAGTATGAAAGGTTACTTTGCTATTGGTTGAGTAAGTGTGCttcatttcctttgttttatcTTGTTTTGTGCTTAATCAGGCACTTTTAGCATCTCGGAATCCTGGAGCTGTTGTCTTCGCTGGCACATTTGGTGCCCTTGCGTAAGTTATCATCGTAGTTAATTCCATCAGtgcctttccttttctttgtttttatgcCTTTATAAGTCTCTTAAGAATACTAAGCTGACGTGTATAAGAGCATTTGCAGGAGACGGAATACAAATATTTAGCACAATCTTAATGAAGTATgtcaaaataaaatcaaaacataGATTTTACTGACAATCTAAAACATAGATAGTAAAATTAGCACAACGTTGTCAATCTCTTGGTTACATGGAAATTATGcccctttattttatttttaacgtCTATTTAAATCTTAAActctcttcattcttctctttcacGAGATTTCTCCTTCACGGGGGCTAGCTGAAATTTCAGAAGGCAAAAATGTTGTTAGATGAATAAAGGCATGCAAATATGTACACACACTAGAGTACACacaagaaatagaagaagagaaagcGAAGGCTAGTACTGAGTTTGAACCCAacagaaaacatgtttgttatttaattttgtaCATTAGAATAGTGAAAATGTTAACTGGATTAGGTTGCAAGTGGTCTTGGTCtgaagcatagtcacaaaaaaatgcctttttttttaaagggaaaaaatgtgataattaattagctgtttaaaactttaaaaacgccattttaaaaaaaaaaaaaactccaaaatgaaaaaaatgaaaacaactcgttttttgcattttttttcacgtttttttaacGTCAAACTGCTTCTTTTcgttttctaattttcatttgttgcaaatctacttattttttgatgtttgtgttattagtttctcactaatttgatttttccctcatttttagtttttttaattttttaaaaaattttccatatttttcctgttgttttcaagtttgccatattatacctgagaaaaaccttgctgtttaaAACACGAGAAAGTTTTTTGTTACTATGGTCTGAAGATTTATGTTAATTTCTAGTACAGTGGATCCGGTTCCCATCTGACCTGTAATGCATTTTGTTGTCCCGGATCCAGTCTGTTTGCAATCCTAATTAAACCTGCAAGAAAAAATCCTATCTTTTAAGATATTCCTAGTGGTTACATTCTATTCACATTAAAGCCTTGGTTGTGGGCTTTTTTGTTTACTTGATGCATTTCTGCAACACATTAATACATTATTGATGTCTAAGAATCTGTCTTTTCTTAATCATGGTTGTCTTTTAAAATTGCAGAGCAATGACAGTTATATCTGTTTTCCTTGGGCGTGCCTTCCACTACATTGATGGCATCCTTCCATTCAGGTTATATACAATTAGGATCTTTATTATTAGGAAACACAAATTAaagatttgttatattttttacaGCTTCCATTCTTCCAAAAATTTTCTAAAGCAAATGTAAATTGTGCAGATTTGGTGAAGCAGATTTACCTATTGATGATATTGCAGCAGTTTGCCTTTTGGTAAGTTTGGCAAGTACTCatctaaaaaattatgaatgtaATATGTAATTATTTTGTGTGCTATGTTGATCGCTGTTTGATGCTATGAGTCAAATTTAATTCTCTGGTATAATTAAATTTTGGGATATATCATGCATATTTCAGGTTTATTTTGGTGTGTCCACTTTACTTGAGACTGCTTCTGATGATGGTCTAAAATCAAAGGATGAAGAGGAGGAGGTAAATTTATTCATAGTTCATCCATGCCTGTTATTTTCCACTACAGTTCCAAATGGCAGTGTAGgtatctctctctgtctctctatctctagTGGGCTCAACAGTGCGTTGTCAGGATCTAGTTACTCAATACACAagcatacatacacacacacgtgcacatgttatgtgtgtatatacatatgtataatatatatatatatatatatatatagctgttATTTTACTTTTAGTTGGCAGTTTTTCAGCATTGAATGATCTGAAAATCACAAAAGACACttaaatatttactttttaCTTTGCTTatatgctgaaaaaaaaaaagaaaaactttaagACTGAAAGCATTACATTTGGATCAGGACCTTAACTTGATGATGTTTTGTGGTCTGACTGGTAAATTTGGATATGTTAGCGTGCTTGTTTTCTAGGTATAAATATCTTCATTTCTATTGAAACAGCTTTAATTTCAATGTGAGAATAGGCTATGGCGGTATGGCGTACATGTTACAACCGGCAGCAATCGGTTGTAACATGTAGGCCATAGCCTATTCTGTGAAATAGCATAAAGAAAAAGGTGGTTTATTGTCTTGACATCTgtgtatatatgtttatatgcATAGACTGAATATGTCTCTTGATCACAattcttgattttgttattaATGTGAAGGAATCACTCTTGATTatggaaacaaagaaattgaagtttCAATTTTGGGTTGTGATATTGGCACCAGGAATTTTACAAAAGAGTGAAGAGAATGCAGTATAAACTCAGAGGCTCTCAAGAAGTAGTATGCTTATTGTTGTTAATTTCAGTTTTGTATGACAAGTCAAAATATAGACACTTCTAAAATAAGTTGGTAAATCAAATGGTAGAGGATTGAGAATCTCAGTGCTTAAAATACTGCATTACAATTAATTTTCTCACGCTAGCTGGGATAACTTGTACTTTGGTTTgtctttttaataatataagGCAGCTGGAGCATTTCCTTCCAAGTACCTGAAACATTTTGCAACTTTGTGCCAGGCAAAGTTAGCTATTTCTGAAGTCTCAGGAAATGGTGCTGGAATCCTGTCCATTGCTGGTACTGTTATAAGCACTTTCGCTTTGGTGTTTGTTGCTGAATGGGGTGACAAGTCTTTCTTTTCCACAATAGGTAAGTCTTAAGATTTTAAAGTCTTTCTTTTCCATGataaagattttctttttgtcccTGTACTtatatgatttgttttttagCACTCGCTGCTGCATCATCTCCTATTGGTGTCATTGGTGGATCACTGGCTGGCCATGCTGTAGCCACTCTGGTATTTGCTTCTACTAAGCAGATGATTTTCTGTCTTAAACTTGATCAAAGTGCCTGGTCGATATGGTTCTGATAACTTGCACTCTGTTATTGAACTACCTTGATATGGGTCCTGGGAGATTTTCATGCCTCAATTTGCATAAAATTTGGTTATCAGGTCTGGTAActgaaattttatttccaaaTAGTAAGCCTAATTTGTTATATGAACTTCAGCCTAGAAATaatatgtttaaactttaaagactTGGTTTCATGATTCAGACAGGCCTCTTAGTTTTTTGTATGTGCAGATTGCTGTCCTGGGTGGCTCTTTGCTGGGGACGTTTTTCTCTGAGAAGGTGAACCACAGTTTCTTCCTCTTATATTTATTAGCTtgttttttaccctttttttttcatcagaCCTGTTGGCTTTTGATTGTCCCTTCTCTCGGCAATCTCGGAACTGAGTCCTGCGATGTAGTAGAAGTAGAACACTTCCTAAAACCCTTCTGAGGATGTCTTACCTGAATCCATCATTTTCTGCGTTGAAAAATGTTTAGAACTATGTCACTTGGAGACGTCTAAATAGGAGTTTCTATCCATGTTCACACTTTAGGATGCTTGTTCTGGCGTGGGACATGACTAAGATATGGACAAAGCCATACAGTTGCAGTCAATGCATCCTATGCCATTTTTGTCTGGTTATGGACTTGCTCAATGTTGCCCTTGTTTAAAAACCTAAAACTTTTAACATGTCCTTTTTTCTTAAAACCTTTCATTTATGAACTTTCCATGGtgtatactttttttttcaatgtattgaTGGTGTAGGTGTATCTCTGAGTCCAAGTTCTTGAAATTGTTCTGCACTGGAGTCTGCACTCACATTTGTGTCTTACCACACCAATGTGACCAAGGTCTAGAATTTCAGCAAAACTTAGAGATAAACGACTATGGGAACGATTGTGTTCTGtgagattttaagagaagacAGCTTGAGCAGAAGCTACCTATTATGTTTTAAAGCAAAGTTACATTTATGTAGTTTCACTTTCCTGAAATGCTCCATGTGCGCCACATTGAGCACTTCATCAGACGGTTGAATTTACGAATCATGTCTCTAAGTCAAGTTTGTGCTTTAACAGTTAAGATCCTAGTTGAGAAGACACAGGATATCAGCTGTATTGCTTGGTCATTTTATGGTAATCCATCCAGGTTAGTAATATTTTTCATGGTGCATCATGGGAATACAAAGCAAGTCTATCCACCTTCACCCTGGATGGGAATACCCCTTGACCTCTAATATCGGTCAGTTGCCTGGAGGATGGATGCTTTGCTCTTCTCTTCCCTAAACTGATCGTGGGAGATAACTGCTTAAACGTTCTGTTGGATATGTTCATCCTTCTGTAGCCATCAGCTTCAACTCTCATAAACCCTCACCTCTATAATTGTATTATCACCCAATTTGACAACAATGCATAGTTTAGTTATAAACACGCCAATACTTCTCAACAAAGACATTAAGTGGACAAGACCTCTGCCCCAAGTTTATTCTGTTGACAGAGATGAAATTGTACCATAAGAAGATTATCAGCATGGTTGGGTAAGCTCAATGCTCAAGCCATCCCTCTTACCTGTCATTTGTTTCAGTCAAAGTTCATGGAGGAAAGCAGAaccagttttttcatattttcttttctttttagtgGAAGTTTTTTTCCTTGGTAGGGATATGTGCTCTGAGTggcgtagcatagctggttggatTAGCAGGCTGGTTGTCAGTTCTATTTTTTTGAGCACTACTGGACTGCAAAAGGTATATGCATAACACTCTGGTTGATGGGTGTTCCACTCCTCACCCAGGTCTATGAAGCACCCCTGAATCCTGGTGACCAGGGGAAAGGGGAGGGGCTTCAGCAACAAATAAGATATGGTTTTAAGTTTTTGGTTTTCTCAGCTACATCAAATTCAGCCAAACccaattttattttgtatttatgtTGTCGGTAATCGGTATCCAAACCATTTGCACACCCAGGTGTCATGATCTGTGACGACTCTTCTTTTTCAGGTGATTGCTTACATCGGAGGAACACTATTCCTTGTATTTGCTGTTGTGACGCTCGTAGAGATTTTCACATAGCGAAGGCGAATGAGATCTTACTTGTTTTCAGAATGCTGAAAGTGAGACTGCAGCATCCAAAGGTCAGCTGGGACAATCGTTCTTGCTGTCTGTTTCATttccattttgatttttaaaatttgtttattaGCTTTTTCGTTGATGGTCTATAGGTTGGCCCTGGCAATACGGTCACTAAGCAGTATGGCTGACTTGTGGGCGTGAGTTTGACAAAGTCGTCGCCATGTCCAGGAGATTTGAGGCGAGAGTcctttgatcaaattgttcCAGAGGTTTCCATAATATctccttttcttattgtttatattttacaAGCCAAAATATGTGCAACCATTGGTTCTGAAGGAAATTCATGGTACGTCTACATGTTAAAATTTGCAACCCTCCCAAATTTAAATGCCACTCAAATCTTTAGGCGTGGACGTGCAAGAAGTGTCAAAGGAAAGGGAAAACATATCTAAACGTGAAAGTCTATATCTTGTATCTTTGCCAAATGTAAAGACTACAGACCACCGAGAAATCCTTTAAACGTGCAAATTAATTAAATACCGTGATCCAATTATAAACtgcaggtatatatatatatatatatgaacatcaAAAGCATGTAATTCATTCTAGTTCCTTCGATGCTGACGGTGGTTTGCATCCTTTGAGGCTGAAATGCGACAATTATTAAGCCCAGAAAACACATCTGCTGAAGGTTAGGCTTCCATCCCTTTTATTAAGAATATATTCCAAAAACCCGTGCACaggaataacaaaaaaagaaaaaaaaaaaaggaagaaaggggaAGCACCTGCGCTTCACCTAAAAAATCGAAATGCAGGACCAAATTGGGTGAAATCCACCTTCAAATCCAAATTGGGTGAAATCCACCTTCAAATCCAAATTGGGTGAAATCCACCTTCAAATCCAAATTGGGTGAAATTTTCATCTTAAGAAAGAGGTTTCCCTTTCTAATGTGTActaagaaaattttctttcttttttgtttatcttacTTTTTTAACTTGCATATAAACCCTACCTTAAGGACTCAATAGGCATGATGGCGACTTTAGAATCCGTGTGGTACCAATTTCATGGTTCTTTCTCGTTAGGCGACTGGTTGGATCTAGGCTTGCCATAACACAATTTTCCTGAAAATAGCACCCTGTATGAATCTTTATGCTACTTTTGGTTCACGCTGGAAAGCTTGTTGATTTTCGTCTCAGTATTTTCATAACCAAAGTTTGATCCGCTCCCCATCTTGGCGAACTTGATTAAGCCATGGCAGCCTCTGCCGAAATCATCTTGGATGTCACTCTGACAATAGCAATTGCTAGTATCTGTTGGCTGGATCGGTTCAAATGAGTATAGTGGAAAAAATGGTATGCGTTAGCTGTCTCCCAATACTGCGAATATTTGATATGTTGCCTTTGTCATCAAATATTTGCAAAAGCTTATTTAAATACCATACAAGGATGTCATTTAATTTTCATAATGTCACTTGCTTTATAATATTCTGTCGCAGAGCAATGTTGGTGACGTGAGATCAGCTTTGAGAAAAATGCACTTTTAGGTGATTATCTTCTATTTAATTTTATACGacttttgtttgtatttgatgcGTCGACGTTTATGACGCAAGGGCCCTTTAACTTATGCGTCTGTCTGGGCTAAATACGAAACTGCTAAGAAAATCTGCGTCCTGTCCCTTTCTGATGCTGCCCATGCGGAAAGGATTTTGCACATATAACAATGGTCTCTTCCAAGAACATGATATCAAAGCATGCTAGAGGTTTGAAGGAATGAGAAAATCCTCTGGTGATTGGATAATTTCTCTTTAGCATATACAACTTAGGAAGTAAATCAGAAAGTGTTTGGGGTCAACAGTTCCGAGTCCTCCGATTTCCGAAATGATTTATATTTTCGTTATTTCACGGGGGCATGTTTTGTTTACCATGGATCTTAGGTCCACGGGTTTATGCCGTGTTTGACAagctgatcttaaatccatctTAGGTTAAGTCCACAGCTTACAAACAGTAGATTTCTTAATTGGGTACCTCAAATCTGTATTACCTTATGAAAACCACGGATTTTTTGTCCAAACAGTAGATTTCTTAATTGGGTACCTCAAATCTGTATTACCTTAAGAAAACCACGGATTTTTGGTCCAAACAGTAGATTTCTTAATTGGGTACCTCAAATCTGTATTACCTTAAGAAAACCACGGATTTTTGGTCCGAGGGAGAGGGGTCTGACcataaattcatgattttaaaATCACATCAATCCTAGATTTTTAAAGGAGCAGCGTGGATCTAAACCCGCTATTTGTTGAAACAATGGATCTCGGAAGGCAAACTAGATGTGAGAGGAAACAAACATGTAAGCGCCTTCAAAGAGAGGATCGACAAAATTGGAGCCCCGTTGTGCGGGCCAAGCAAAGTCGGACCCGGATCGGCGAAGACACCACGGTCCGATCACATGGATCTACTTGGACCCGGTCACGCTCTTCCCTGGATCCGGACGGCTTCCGGGCAGAGCGGACCCAAACAAAACCGGACCCGGATCAAATCGCAGGCACTCGCCCCGTACGACCGGAGGGCATTTCAGTCAGAAAAAATACACAGGGGCAATTCGGTCCCTCCAGAAAAAGTAAGCAAACCTGCGGCTCGAATATGCCGTGGGCTTCCCCTCCCTCAGatctctcttattttatttctttctctttttttaaataatttattatcgTTCAACCTTTTCCCCtacctttttccattttccctcTTTTATCTCTGGCGACGGAGTCCGCTTCAGAAACACGCGCCGGGGAAGAGGGCCGAGGGAGGTGGGACCCAGCGAGGCAAGTTGACCGTTGAAACGTGGCGCCCGTTGGCCCTCCCCTTTTGTTTGGTCGCCACTACCGTTCGCCGCGGGAATGATTGCCCCATATCTCTCTCTGCCTTCACCTTCCCCCATCTTATGTGACGTGTGCGGTCCAGATTCCTCCACGTCGCCCCCTTTTGATGCCGGTAGCccgatatttttttttccgaTTCCGATTTGGGGGCTGCTTTTTGTTCCCCCTTTTTCACCGCCGACAGCTAAACTAGGTCCCCTCTCCCTCCACCTTTTATATTCTCCGTCTCGTATCGGATTTGTCCTGACTCGGATCGGTTTGACGTGCGGGGAATAATTGCTGAATCGAATCGGAATGGGGATTATTCGTGGACTTTAGATTAATTTCATATATCTTATATACCTTTTCCTACAAACACGTTTTGGATTCCCTTGAGATattgataaaaacaaaataataagcCAAAAAAACTTTGATATAAAGAAGACTGGTATATTTATCCCGACTCGCAAATCTTCGCGTTCTTGAATGTGGGGCTCGAAACGAGGCGAGCCATTTGATGTGAGACGTGCCGAATTTGTGCAACTCTGTGGTCAATGGCCGGCAAGGAGATGGTGGCAGTGGGTGAGGGCGCAAGTGGGGCTTACCAAATCTCTCCCTCCGTTTCCACCTTGGTCGCTGCAACGGACTCCAGGCGTTCTTGTCTCGTGATTTCTttatccccccccccccctttttttttctatcttccTGCCCTTTCATGGTGGGGTCTGCATAATCCCCGGCTTCATTATCCCTGATTTCTTTTCCCCAGAAATTAAATACGTGTCCAGAGTCTCGAAAGGTTCTTGATTTACCTTGTGGAAAGTGAAAGGGCATAAGGTTCTTCGTCTTAAAAAGAAGGTCGTGTTTTGAAGCAAACGAATAATTGAAAGATACCAACGGTTTCTAGAAACTACATGTTGCATTGATTGGAAAAATTTTACAGAGGGCAGTCAAAAGTtatttagtttcctttttttaggTTTGGGAGAAGCTTTGACCTTCATTTGGGCGGTAAAATTTCATTCTGCTTAATTGAAAACAAGCGCTCGAATTTCATGGTTTAAGTGTTGAACATATGACCAATAATTTACGCCCCAGGGTGCATTTGAGATGTGTCtatagagaaaataaaatgtcaaTGGCCCAATGAAGTGCATCAAAATAAGAGTTggcaattaattttttttagtaataatAGGCTCATGAATTTACCTTAAAAATGAAGTAGATTTATAGAACAATATGTGACAACATTTTATGAATTTGGCTCGTTTTTTaggacaaattcataaaacagtaacaaattgttaatGTTAATAAACGACTCTAAAACCAACCAACAGGATGAATGTTTGGGTTGAAGAACACCAGACCATACTGTGTTTTCCCCTCGAGAAAGCTTCCAGTTTGGCATTTTAACAAACACCCTGGGGATGGCTGCAATATCTGTGCTCCTAAAAAGTTAGAAAGTATCTCTTTTCAGGTCGAATATCCTACCTTACAAATGCATTATTTGCTCTTTTCCCTGTTCTATATTCTAGATGAGCACCAACCCAAGTAACTACGTCTCTCCCCAATCCTCCATTATTGAAAGAAGAAGGTGATTTTTTGAAAGCAGGTTATGGAAGAAAAGGACGTTTCAGAAAATTGGTTGCTCTGCAAATATATTCTTGACGTCAACCTTTTGGCCCCATTCCTTTGCCGACATTTGAGTTGTCGGGTTTACGTGACAAACAGATCGTGCAAGGATGAGCCTGCAGTGTGAGCAGGCCCCGACGCAACTCAAGACCCTGAAAGTAAAGAGAATTGGGGGCGTTTGAATCTGTTCTAGGTGGTAAGTTGTTAACGTCCACTTACCTGGAGTTCGCAGCTTTAATCATCAAACAATACCTTTACTTTAAACAATAGACAATGCTATCGTAGACTTTTTTATGACAGTCCAAGATCCGTCACCAAAAGCTTCGTTGCAAAAGGTCTCCACACCTGCCGCTGTTGTGCTAAAAGTAAAAGGGCAACTCGCGTCGTCGTCGCCATATCTAAATGACGTCCAATGACGACCGATATCAATCTGTGTGTATATACAAACccagccttttcattttctttttcttctaaaaaCATGCCCGAGCAATAGCGGCGGAGCCATCAATTTGCAGCAAACTAAAACTTGTGTTTCATTCTACTTCTCGTTAGGGATGTTTGGATAATATCTACTGCCACATCAGGATTATCAGATGTttacagtttcttttttttatcaaatgtgGATGAAGAAAAGTGTATTCAtcataatataatttttaaactCACAGtccaaatttgatctgaatctgccTTTTACATTTACATCTGAATATAAATCTAAGTTTTAAATGCATAACTGAGTTTCAACTGCATTTTAATATGTTAAGAATTGGCTcttaaaatatatgaatattggatatagagtatttatttaaaactgaatttaaatGTGAATCTGATCAGAAGTTTATCTAAAACAGAATCCAAATCTAGTCCGATGCCATCTcctaaattcaaatctgatatgaTTTCCTAATCGGATGttatattttttcccttttttttaaaaaaaaaaaatccgttGGATATCTGATCCCATCAGGATCCACTGACAATCTCTACTCGTCATGGTTGCCCATTACGTGACTTCCCCTCTATGCATTTATACAAATCCattagcattaaaaaaaaaaagagtcactGGTCGAAATTATTCAACACCTACCAGAAGCTTCCTTAATTGATTAAAAGGAATAACAATAAATTATAATGATCAACGATTGCACTAGCTTGACGGATGTTATCTGATCGTCATTGACCTCATAAAAAGCAACAAGTCGAGATAAGTTTCTAACATTTCATGCTGTAAAGTGTGTTTTCATGAGAAAGAATGGAAACTTATGAACGAAATCTTAGAAATGCCATATGAATTGCCGTGTAAAAATAAACTGAAAAACTCTGTCTATTATTTTTTCGGCGTTTGATGACTTGCAAGAACTTTTAAATTGAGTAGTGCACTTAATATTTCATCCGGCAATCAAACGCCCCCAGTTAGAACTTGttaacacacatatatatatatatatatatatatattttgaatggTGATTGTAACTTTTTAGAGCTACCTGCCATCTTTTGTACTGTTCCATCCAACATGACCAATTAGAAGGAGACAAAAAAACACAgctattgaaattaattattcaaatatatatttttttaaatctaccCTTATAAATATGaccttaagagtgatttgatgagaaaacatatattaagctaattgttttttacttaaataatattttttaataataaaaaaaaaacagctcttataacatcaaaattttggtagcataaagatcatttttttttttacaaaaatgacatgAACTAAAACAAGATTTATATTAAATCAGTGTtcataaacacattagaaggttcgTATTTTGTTTAAcacactttttaacatgaatttaaaaggTCTAGTTTTATCCCTTACCCAGTGGTACAtaccaatcactatatatatgtaaaccgGTAGCTactaaattttaatatatatgacTTTAATGGGAATCATCTATGCCCTCGATTCCAAATAGATTAGACGTTAGAAAATAATTTATAGATATAAAAGacaaactattttttaaatgcCCAAAATGTCCCtcaacaaggacaaaaaaaatcatttaataaaactcatctctctctctcgtcctttgaaaaatatttttcacaCTCTTGAAAACAACAGTTTGTTTTATAAtgtatttatctttttttttcttcacggTCTAACCTCCTTGAATATAGAGCCATTTCCATCAGGCCCGGTCTATGAGGATTTGGTAGCTGCATGTATTTTTCCTATATGGATACCATATTGTGCTTTGGTGGGTTACTTCATTGCACTTACCTCAAAAGCCACACTATGGCTTGGATCTTATTCCTAGTCATAGTCAATTAGTTACTTGGATTGAGCAAGATAAATTTGAAGTTTTCAGTTCTTCTTGCTTGCTAGTGGTGGAGCTCAGGAATGCAGTAAGTCAGATCTGCATTAGCCAAATCAATAGGAAATCTTGATCCGCATCTGATCCGATCCGCCACGGTCGCTAAATAGAGAGGAAACTTCTAATTAAAAACTGAACCGTTTGCAGGTCTTAGTGGAGCCACACATGGGCAAGGTGGGtatcttctcatcttcatccagaaaatcTCAACAAAAGCAATGGATCCATGGTGGCACTACTCACCCTGAACTCAAgtgcaaggaagaaaaaggcGCTACCCACTTCATATTTGGTCGCTTTCCTCCACCCTCTTCCAATATTGTTGCCGCCGGCCGGCATCCTAATTTAAATTTCTGGCTTCTTCCACTTCCATTCTTTTGAGAATTGGAGGAAAAGGGTGGTGAATTGGTATATAGTTCATTTTCTTAAGCTTGGtgcttgctatatatatatatataagctggCGTGTGAGTTGTCCAtgccagcaacaaaatttttgtttatttttacatatatttcTTACAATTActtacttatttacatatgttgTGCCcattaagaaatgaaaatttttataagagTGCCCCGTagccaaaaaattctggctaTACCACTCATGCTTGATATTTTAATTGCATATCCATTCATACGAAAATACCCTTCAAATACACCTGACTAAGTGGTCTGCTTGACATCTTTGAGCTTAAGAAGGTTAAAGTTCGAATAACCAAGTTCTTTGTCTAGAAATTTGGCTAATCCCATCTTGAATCGGGTCTTGCGCGCTTGCGTCACACAAGAGGGGGATGTGACTGTGACTGCACCCAATATCATTTCGTTTGATAGTATGCACTCCTCTACCAGTggcggagtcaggattttttggCCGAGGAGCACTCGAGGTACCAGCCTAGGTTTAGTGTG belongs to Nymphaea colorata isolate Beijing-Zhang1983 chromosome 13, ASM883128v2, whole genome shotgun sequence and includes:
- the LOC116267042 gene encoding GDT1-like protein 1, chloroplastic gives rise to the protein MRGHVICGSGLGVALLNPRPSSRPPGFQISAGHRREWRQLSGNSNILRSMRSSREFRLLAYLKEQELQISKGGRLNRQETAENLQHQCHANILDQSSILNNLMKFLPENLACKTFRDCNLSITFIVKVATLFGLLTFCGSQGAQANTEFASTLQSSDFLGDIGDISTGFASAFLLIFFSELGDKTFFIAALLASRNPGAVVFAGTFGALAAMTVISVFLGRAFHYIDGILPFRFGEADLPIDDIAAVCLLVYFGVSTLLETASDDGLKSKDEEEEAKLAISEVSGNGAGILSIAGTVISTFALVFVAEWGDKSFFSTIALAAASSPIGVIGGSLAGHAVATLIAVLGGSLLGTFFSEKVIAYIGGTLFLVFAVVTLVEIFT